The Drosophila sechellia strain sech25 chromosome 2R, ASM438219v1, whole genome shotgun sequence nucleotide sequence AACTCCACACCTGAAGTGCGTGATCCTGCAGAGCCAATGCGTATATCGAATTCGGTTCTAAGACTAGGGAATATGTGAGTCCGCTGATCAAACGCAGTTCTGGGGAGCTGCAAAATGCCTTGTGAACGGAATGGCTTTGGAGTGCCCTGATAAGGCCCTCATTATAGATGAATGTCTGATAAGCGTAGCTTGTATTAAACGAAACAATCATATTCATTAGTTCCtggcttttaacaacccagaTGTTCGTCAGAAACTTCGATAGAATGTCGGGATTCATCTGCTGTTTGATAGTCATGAAGTTCATGTGATTGAAAACCACGATTATGTTACTGTCGCGCAGTTCCTGAAAGTTATTGATGTGCCGATATTGCGGATTCATAGAAAGCAATGTGCTGGTCTGAGCGGCCATAATGCCAAATATGATCAGGCCTGTGAAACTCATCACCATGGTGAACTGTCCCTTAACGGATCTCAGTCGATTGGAATTGGGAACAGACATGCTTAAAATGCATCATAGCACACGCAGGCTAAGCACCGTTTGCAGGAGGGGAATACGCCTTGGATTGCGCCGGATTCGATCGCTCATGGTTCTAAGAAGAAAATCTACAAGGCTtagaaaaatgtaaaatccGAAAAATATAATCGGCGCACGAAATGCATGAGCTGCATGAACCGTTCATAGGCCGACATCTCCTGTCCACAGGGCACTACGATGGACATTGATGCCATTCCGAGGAAGCAGTGAATCCTGCTCCCGCTCGAATGTCTCGAGTTTATCGTCTGCCCAGTTATGGCCAGATCTATCTCTCCCCGAAGAGTCCTTTCGATGATTTCCATTTGGGACATTTCTTCGCTGGGAGGACTGTCCAGTAGCAAAGTGATATTGTGCTGCTCGGCAAAATTTGTAATCAACTTGTATATATATCCAGTGTGTCGTTTTACATTCGTACTGGGATCCGTCCAGTAGAAACTTAGCGGTTCCACCAAGTGATCTAATGTCAAAGCAATTTTTCCCATATAATTATGCCATAGAACTGGGAAAATATTAGACTTTCCAAGGGGCTTATCGAGTCTTTCGAACTTCGGCtgaggaaatggaaaaaagcGCAAAAGTTGTAAGGTTCTTTCTATTAGCAAAATATTAAGGAACTTGAGCACATCTGCTTGTTTCTGCTTCTCCGTAGACTCGAGACCAAGCCAAATCACAATCCTGGCCTCTCGCATGTGATCTAAATTGGCAACCAATGATGAGAGAAGCAATATATCCTTCTCAGAATTCATATAGAGCAGAGCCATGATTCCCTTATTGTAGTGGTTAACCAACTCAATTCTTTGAGTTTCATCCAAATGGATTATGGGCCAGGGTAACGGATATATTCCTTGAAAAAGATTCTTTTTCTGAACGTGGCTTTGCATCATCAGAAGAGTGGTTATCGTTTGTTCGCTCCACTGCTTTCAGGAAACTTTGAAGGAACTCATATTGTTTCACAGTCACTGCTGCAGCACTTGCCAACAAGAAAATAATCATTTGAGCTTCCCTCATGACTTCTGGATTAATTCTAGTGAACTAAAATCACTTGGAATTGTGCATTCCCATTTTAAAGTCATATCCGTGCATATTAGCaataatgcattttaaatcgGACGCCCATCTAAAAAGCTCTGCCAGCCTGTAATCAATTTAAACGCTACATATTCCATCTCAACTACGCAATCTGAggttttttattgaaattattattaatacaaCAATTATCACTGTGAAAATAGATAAGAAAGGTATACGCTTTTGGCAACCCCCTTTTAAAATGACTGctttatatttgaaaattgcgGTGCTTTTTTGATTAAGACatacaatttatattttataagttAAGGAAGCTTTGTAAGCAAACTAAgcatttaaaattgcaatttgattatgatttataatatttaacattttataaCATATTTTGCTGTCTAGTGTCTTTCATATCTCTCGCTATTTGGAGCCCACGACAACTTCCACGATGAATACACAAAAGGCTAGAGCGCCACCGATTAGGAGAATCATCCAACAGCCTTTATAATCCTGCAGCTTCAGAGATTGATATCCGGTTACAATGGGTAGCTTTTCCAATTGTGAGTGCCTCACGGTGGAGATAAGATCCCGAATAGCCTCTTCCGCCCAGTAATAGACCAGACCGGCACTAAAGACCTGAAGGGTGTAGTCCTGCAGGGGCAAAGCGTAGATCGAATTCTTTTCGAGAACAGCAGTATAAGCGAGTCCACTGACCACATCTAGATTCGTGGTCCTGCAAAAGGCCTTACGGGTAGTGTGCATTTGAAGCAGCGTAAAGGGGTCTCTTTTATAGGAGAATGTCTGGAAGGCGTAGCTCGTATTCAAATCAAAGATCATCTTCATCTGCTCAATGCTGCTCACAATCCAGATGTTCTGCATGAACTTGGCTAAAAACTTGGGATCCATTTGCTGTCATGTAGTTAAGGTGGTTACAAACCACGGTTATGTTACTGTCGCGCAGTTCCTGAAAGTTCTTGATATGCCGGTATTGGGGCTTCATGGTGAGAATAGTACTCGTTTGTGCTGCCACAATGCAGGATAGAATGAGGCCTGTGATACTCATCACCATGGTCAGCTGACCATTGACGGACCTAAGTCGATTCCCTTGTGGAGTGGGCAGGGACAGAATGCAACTGAACACCCGTAGGTTGAGCACCAGGTTTAGGATCTTCTCATGTCTTGGATGGCGTTTGACTCGATCGCTTAGGGTTCCAAGTATGATCTCTATGATGTTTAGCAGGACGTAGTCAGTCCGTAGACCAAAAAGAACCGATCAAACATTGGCAACTCCGGACCACAAGGAACGGCGATAGATAGGGCTGTCATTCCTAAAAGAGGCTGAGCCCTACTTCCGTTTGGGTGTCTAAAGCTAATCAACTGCCCGGTTAGTGGTAAGTCAATCTCTCCCCGAACAGTCCTTTCGATAATTTCCTTTTGGGTAGTATTTGTGTTGAGGGGCCATTTCAAGAGCATGGTAATATTGTATCTCTGCGTAAAGGCTTTAAAGACTTTGTAGACAGATCCACTTTGCGTTCTATGACCGGTTTTTGGATTAAAAGAATAGAAGCTCCGTGGTGGCACCAAGTCGGGCACAGCTATTGCATTTTTGCCCATAAAGTTGCGCCAAAGAGCGGGATATATTTCCTTTTCTTCGAAAGGTTTGTCGATAACTTGCACCATTGGCTGGGGAAATGGATAAAATCGTCgagtttttaatgtattttctATTACCACGAGATTAAGAAACTTTTGCTCAGatgcctgaaaaacaatattttgaAGAAAAGTTTCCGAAGGGCTCATCTGTAACCAGATCATAATCCTCGCATCTCTAATATGATTGAAATCCAGAGCCAGGATGTCCTTGTTAAAATTGTTTACTAGTTCAACTCTTTTAGTTTCGTCAAAGCGAATTATAGGCCAGGATATGGGGTAAAGTCCGTGCAGAAAATAGTGTTTATGGACTTTCCTTTGCATTAGAAGAATAGTTGAAATATATCTCTCTTTGTGCACCGCTTCTAGGAAATTCTTTAGGAATTGGAGTTGTTCCGTTGAGGAAACCACTCCGCCGACCAGTAACCAGACTAAGAGTTTTATTTGCCTCATTTTTTATGGCCTTTTGAAACTGAACTGATGTCACAGACGAAACTACCATTCGTTTTAAAACGTATATCCGCATACCACTAATGTAATTCAAATCAAACCCCCATCTAAAGTTCTCTGAAAACCAGCAATCAAGGTAagcattacgtatacgcactgTAATCCGCGAACTGcgttttcatatttaaattagCATGAATATTAAACTCAAATTACTTTCACACCGCGGCAACCTCCAggtttgtaaatatttaattaaaggcAGAGCAGCCATTGTGCCCCAAGCTCGGAAACTTTCGAACACACATGTTTATGTCCTGCCATACGGTAGTGCTTTTATTCCGTTTTTGGTTACTTTCCCCATAAAACCCACTCGAGCTGAAGCCCCTCAACGACATAATTTACAAAGCGCTTTGGCAGCTGTCTACCTCTGTCTGCAGTCTCCCGACTCCCAGCTCCCGGCTCCTGGTTCTTAGCTCCCGGCTCTCCTGCCTCCTTACCAACACTTCCGGCTCTCCTCCTCGTCCGCTTATCATTGTCAGTGGCAGTTTGTGTTTGTGGAAGGAAGCAGGAGTCCTAGCAGCCGGAGGAAGCAGAGCATTCCAAGCGCATTTAATGCGCATAATGTCAAATGCAACAAGGCAACGGAAACAACAAACCTCAGTACAAAACCGCAAATGGAGGAGAAAGAGCAGAAATTCAAAGGGTAAGGGGCTTTCTTCTGCCAAAAGGGCACTGGTGTGTGTGGTATTGGTATTTTTAAAGAAGCTCATTCAGTGGACTTTCTTTTATCTCATTATAACTTTTAAGGCAACATGTTAACAAGCTAATTGGGTACGTTTTGTCGCTATTAGTAAATTATTGGACAAAAGGATTTTAAAGTTAACAATGTGGATGGTATCGATCAGTTTCAGAAGCCATAGATGCTATAAATATCGAcgtcttttgttttgctgctaATATTTAATCGGCTGTATCAAAGGGAATGGAAATATTGTAGTACTCGCTTATATCAAACGAAGTTTTTCCAACGAGTTTTCTTCCTTCTGACCCTTTCCAAAAactactttatatttataaaaccaTTTGAAACATTTCCCATCGTTTTGAGGGCTTGTGAGTGCGGAACCAAGCCCAGATAAATACTGGCGCCCAACTACTTTGTGTGTGCATGTACCTTCAGATAAACTTTTATTGATATAAAAAATTACCCACGTAGAGCAAACAGCCGGGAAGGCAAAGCGAGAATTGGTAAGGACAACAGTTCCGTTATAACGGAAGCGGCAcacggatgcggatgcggattcACTTTCGATTGCACACTTGAGTCGAGAGCGGAAATACTTGAATGTTACGGCGTACCAACGTACCTTTGGCTTTATCGTGGCCCATCGAAGTGCTAGGTGTGTGTGGTGTTTAAGATTTCGTGCGTTGTCTGAGGACTTTTATTGAGGCTAAGCTGTTTTTCGCTGGCCGAAAATGAGGCCCAAAGGACACCGTATTGCGCGAGCGCGGCATTGGCAATAAATTCACGGCGAAACTTTCGGCAACTTGGGGTTCTCCTCAGGTGGATGCCCCGATAAATAAAGGCTCACGGGTCAATTGGCTGGTCACAGcttcatttatttatgcacGTGGAGTTGTAGACAGCGCACAAATTCGCACGGAACTTTTATTGCCACTTGTATCATGCGGtgtgaaattaaatatttaacgtGATCTTGGtgatttattattttcgtCTTATTGATTTATGTGGGCCATGTGGTAAATAACACGGTCGCCTAGTTTGGCTACGATTTATGGCAGCGTTTTTATTTATGCGACTTAATTAAAACTAGTTACTATTCCCTACGACTAAACATTTAACTGCCAACAGCGGGCatatgcaattttaattagcaATCCGATTTCCGTTACTAAAAATCTCGCTTCAGGAAAATGTCATCGACACACGACACGACACGAACAATTGAACGAAACTCACGAACGCACTCACGAACACTCGCTCTCTTGCTCACTCCTTCGGCTGGGCAGCGAGGGAAAACTCTAAAGAAAACTCTGGCTTCGGCGGCGAGCGTTCGAGAGAAATCACATGTTTCATGTGCAgagtataaaaacaaactgaatGCCGATTCCACAATGCCGACAAAGCCGACCGACtaacatatatttttcaaatccCGATGTTACGCAGTAACATCTCTGTTAGCCAGAGGATTTTCCGAGCGGGGAAAGCTCAAAGCTCCTCTGTTAACCGGCTAACAGTGCGACCCACAATTGGGCCATGTTATTTAAGCCCGTTGTACTTTTTTGGGCCAAGTTCCCACATAACTCGCACTTGTCgggggaaatggaaatagaAATAAAGACGACTGTCTAGTGCAACCTCAAAGTGCAATTAACGCTTGTTTATGGCGGCCCAGCCTCAATTCACTGGGATTCGTCACCCAACTCAGCTGTGAATTCGAGTTTCAGCTTTGCGGCTCGCCACAAATCACTTATGGGGCTGTAATTAAATTCACGCCGAGCAGCAACAGGTGTGCGGAAACCACAAGAAGCTTGCGGCGCTTCAAACTAAGCAATAAGCCGCAGTAACAgtaaaaaaaatccaaatattAATAAGCTAAAATgaactttaaaataaaacaacagaGAACGTCGATTTCCTCCACTATCAGACTAACCTTTAATCAACTAGTAAGAGTGCGAGAAATAAATTTTTGTAGGCAAATTcccaaaaattcaaaatatttttcgaattgtcttgccacgcccacaagccacccatacttttgaaaagtgtgtttaatttcaatttaaattctaTCATATTAACAGATTTATTGTagtaaaattaatatttgtctgcaatattataaaatatttgagCATAATCACTAAATAATACcattttggtttaaaaaagtattaaatattttaaatatttttgtacaaCCTATTCTtagaaatgcaaattcaatttgcaaatgcaaatttcacaTTTTATAGAATTAATCATATAGAATTAATCATTTTAATGATTTATCATGTTATATGTTATTATATTTAGTTAGCACTTTAGATCGTCCATGGTGTTTAAATAACTAAGCCTCACCTCATTCGCCACTAAATCATTTTTAGATAAGTGATATATGGGAATCCGTAAGGAAAAGCAAATAGATATTTGGCCTAAGCTCAAGCTGAGCCAATAAATCAATTCCAACCAAAGTCGGCCGGCACCCAAGACGCTTAAGGTTGGCACAGGCATTCCTCCGCTGAATTTCATTACGAATGCCAGACACAGGGACACGCAGCTGGATGGCCACTCAAGCCAAACAGTTTGGACGAAAGCATCCGAGGACCTAAGGACGACGGACAGGCATTCAAGTAGCCAGGATGGAACAACAAAACAAGGCAGCTGCCTCCAGTCAAGTCAAGTGGAAAGTGGTCCTGGTGACAAGGGGGCAAAAGTGTGTTAACATACTAATATTCACTTTGCATCTTAATCGCAGTTGTCCCGGTCAAAGGATGTTATTGCATGGGAATGGGATAGCCGAGAGTCCGCACGGCTATTTCAATTGCTGCCTGTAGTTGATATAATCAACATTATGCGGACGTATTTATGCAGCTCATGAGGAGGTAATTTGTCGAACAATTTGACAGCAATGAATAACAATAAAGGCAGAACGGAAGTTGATGATCAAATTGATAAGTCTACCTTTGAATAATAAACGACCCTATATAAACTCGACGTTTAAGCTGCATTAGTTTATAAACTAATTGGGTAATATTTAGGCAACAACATCCTTTTCAAACATTTAGTGATTTAATATTTTCGAATAATGTTAATGCGCCATCTGTTGCTCTGTtgaagaaattaaaaaaagtcTCCAAAAAAGCTTTACACAATCAAATACCATAAAAGCTGACAATGTCCTTTGAAGCTCACTTTCCCCACAGCTTTCCCCCTCTTAattctct carries:
- the LOC6608503 gene encoding LOW QUALITY PROTEIN: uncharacterized protein LOC6608503 (The sequence of the model RefSeq protein was modified relative to this genomic sequence to represent the inferred CDS: inserted 3 bases in 2 codons) — its product is MRQIKLLVWLLVGGVVSSTEQLQFLKNFLEAVHKERYISTILLMQRKVHKHYFLHGLYPISWPIIRFDETKRVELVNNFNKDILALDFNHIRDARIMIWLQMSPSETFLQNIVFQASEQKFLNLVVIENTLKTRRFYPFPQPMVQVIDKPFEEKEIYPALWRNFMGKNAIAVPDLVPPRSFYSFNPKTGHRTQSGSVYKVFKAFTQRYNITMLLKWPLNTNTTQKEIIERTVRGEIDLPLTGQLISFRHPNGSRAQPLLGMTALSIAVPCGPELPMFDRFFLVYGLXYVLLNIIEIILGTLSDRVKRHPRHEKILNLVLNLRVFSCILSLPTPQGNRLRSVNGQLTMVMSITGLILSCIVAAQTSTILTMKPQYRHIKNFQELRDSNITVVCNHLNYMXQQMDPKFLAKFMQNIWIVSSIEQMKMIFDLNTSYAFQTFSYKRDPFTLLQMHTTRKAFCRTTNLDVVSGLAYTAVLEKNSIYALPLQDYTLQVFSAGLVYYWAEEAIRDLISTVRHSQLEKLPIVTGYQSLKLQDYKGCWMILLIGGALAFCVFIVEVVVGSK